In the genome of Drosophila kikkawai strain 14028-0561.14 chromosome 2R, DkikHiC1v2, whole genome shotgun sequence, the window CCAGCAGtaagcagcaccagcagcaatTGTGTTTATCACATCGTTCAACCCAATTATATCTATAAACAGATTGTTATGAAATTCAATGAGTTTATAACGGATTGGTTATCCAACAACACAGCGACGAGTTCAACCAACTTTCGGTCAAATCAAGTGCACTCACTATACTGCGTATTCTAGGAGGATCGGATTCATTGAGAAGCTCTGACAGGTGATGTCTACGTTTGAGCCATGGTTATCAGTAGTTACAAACAAAGTATTCGAATTTGCGTTTACGACAATTCAAGTGGTCGGTCTCCGGTATCAGGAATCAATGCAATCTCCAATCTATAAAAGTGCCTTAAAAATACAAGTACAATTTCTTTGATTGGAATGCCTCTCAATCtctcaataaaaaaaacacaatccACCGCCTGTCCGTCGTCCGCCTTCTTATCAACATCAAATTgaacttgtattttttttattttttacgatTCCCTCTCATTGTTTTTTCTCTGCTTTTTATTTCTCGGCAGCTCCTTATCGCGACAGcaacaggcagcagcagcacctcaaaagccaaaataaataaatatagtaatACTTATATGGGAATGTGCAGTCGCTTTGTGTGTGGCAACCGCAAACATTTCAAGTTCCTTTGCATTTCTTCACTTTCTTATCGGTCGGGCGACTGACCATTTTCATGGTttttgctttacttttatttaattacttgttattattattatgccaCATACAGCACACATCTAAATATAGCTGCACACCAAATTCCTCATAGATATGCTGCGAGTATGATGTCAGGTTGGGGGGTCATCGTCATCCCAACAGACTTTGCCTCGTCGCCTGTCGTCGCCTCTGATTTCGAAGGCAGGCGCCAGGCATTATTCCGGTGACATTATCTGGTGTCTCCCCCTAATTGCTGGGTCCATTGTTTGCCCCAATTAGCGGGGATCCAGCCACAAAGAACATTAAGTGGAAATGGATCTACCTTTTAGCGATACTAAAGAacttttttctataaaataattttatagtttaaataataaatcaaacaaTCCCTAAGGATTGAGCCTAAGCCAAGAAAAGTCTGTAAACACATCCTAACATCAAAGCCAGGTCAAGTATTGATATTTATCATGTTAGCTAAGGGTGATTCAATAACTTAATGTCTATATGAATCATCTAAATCTGGGGTTGAACACAGATCATTAATTCCCCTAACCCGTGTATATTCGCTCAGTAATTAagcttttaaattcaattgtaTAAAgcattgttattaatttttgaattcaaagTTAGCGTGTTAACTAAGGAATATTAGATCTTTAATTTGAAAGATTTCGAGGATATAAAGTTCAGTTAATGTTAGTTAATTGCTTTATAAGTAATTAGTAATTaatatgcatatttttaactcttataaaataaataaatataccaaaatatgAGAGTAAAATTCTACATAAATTTTACTTTACAAATCTATAAGTGAAACCAAGTTCGCATTGCCTATTTTTAGGCTGGGCTCAAAAGACCCAAACAACTCATGATCTTGGCATAGGCGCAGAGTCATTTGAGACCACAAAAGTATAGATATATTATCGCCTGAGGGGAGTATAGAGTGATATGGCAGAGTGATGAGTCCTAAATTTGAATAGTCATGAAACTTTCTAGCCATGGTAAGAGGCTCTTTTTCTTTGTGGCTCACgccattaaatttattatattttgcacGCTTTCTGGCAGACCCGATAAGCGTGTAGAATCTCAAGCACACGTGATAGGAGGAACACCCGTCGTTCCACTCCGCGCCTGACAATCCATTTCTTTTTCTcttgattttaaattgttcTGCCACTGATTTCCATAATCAAAAGAATCGCACACTATGGCAGTTTTTGGccaataactttttttttatttttttttatttccgttGCTCTTCAACGCTTTTAGCCAGCAAaatcatattatttttttataaatgatttttaCTACGCAGTTGAATTGGTGGAAGCCAACTGAAGCAAAAGTTGGCCACACACAGCTGTGGCAATTTTAGAAAAACAATATGCAATTTGGTAGCGTAATATTTACTGgctcaaataataatacagaaatataacaattaggagaacaaaaaataaaaaaaagctttttgCACGCTATATAAATTCTGAtgcatattttaatatattatatgcGATATATCTATCTGTTCAtgataatcataataatacaaaatcaaCTGGAAAAGCTGCCTGTCCGGGCAAGAGAAAGGAGTTGTCTCAGCTGCCTTCGCTGGCAATAGAAAGTTCGTAACTCAAATGgttctttgtttacattttcaccTGTCCATATATAGCACATTCGCAAATGCACATATAGAATCAAGTGAGGCTTGACGTAAGCAGAAGAGTTGCTGTATtccaatataaatatataaaccgaTGTGTGTTTGCCCATTCGTTCTGACTGATAAGCCTTAGAGAATGTTTGCAAAATCTTTGACGAGATTCAAATCAGCTCTGGAAATCCCCCGCACGGAAGCACATGTGTGTGGCATGAGCTGACTTAATATACGTTTCATTAATATATAAGAACAAATAGATTTACATACGTTTTTATATTCCAGTATTACgataatataaaatgcaatACATTCATTAAGAGAAAACGTTTATAATATAATCTTTGATAGCTTTCggtatttatataattttcaactTCCTGCGATAACTTGTCTTGATCTTATGCGATATCTCTTGGTTTTAATTGCTATTGTATATAGCTTTATCATCTTAACTTAgctaattttttgatattcATCTTGAAATCTAGACACATTTAGGAGTTTAAAGTAATGGAAATGTATTCCTTagaatgcaatttaattataaccactgaattcaattcaattcctactaaatttaattcttaacCCTTCAACATGGtgtttatttttgataatGATTATAAATGtagttataattaaatatatcaaTTTATTAACTATTTCTGTGAAGGAGCGCAGCGGTTCTACCTCTTGTAGAGATATGCATATATGCCAAATAGAGAGCTTTGCCGATGACAAGTTCCACCAGAGACACTATCTTATCAAGCTGCTCATTTCCGTTGCCAAAGTGTTTGCCACGTGTGGAGAGATTTGTTTCCAGGCCAAAACAATTTCACCAGGCCCGTTTTATAGAACTTGGCCCACTGTGCGTCAGCATCAGAATTCACGTGGGGCGGCGAGAATTAATGTGTGTCTTTGGGCCCAGAAGAGAGTAaacatcatcgtcatcatcatcaacgaGAGCTCTCGAATGAGCGGGCGGAGAGAGAGATCTAATTCTAGTGATTCATTTGAAAAAATGTGTGTTGGGATTGTTTTTCAGAacattttcaatgtttttgtCTAGTTTCTGTTTTTACTATTTTGAAGGCCAGCAAAGGCAATGCTAAGGCTAAGCAAATTGTTGATACAGTTGTGCCATCAGCCCAAGACAGCGGAAACTTGGCCAAGAAGTGCCGGGTAATTGAGAGACTCGATGGCTAGCTGTATGTCTGGCTTAGATCTTGTAAATGGCAGGCTTtgtctatatttttatttggggcTGTTGTGCTTTCTAAATTAGCCCTAGGCAACACAGCTTTTAggaaatacatacatatatctaccATATGTATGGTATTCCAAGACCCAAACAAGTTTCACTTTTCGCATCAATCTGCCTTGTTTTTTCCTGATTTCGGTTTAGAGTTTTGTTCGGTTCGTTTAGAACTAGTTTTggtaactaactaactaagtGCCGCAGCACATGCTAATCAAACCACTTTCGGTTGATATTTTTCCacaataaaaaaccaaatcaaaaatgACAAAACCAAGCCCCGACGTCAGCGAGGAATTTGCATAAGATACTTTAGTAGATTCGAACTTCTGGTCGGGCCAGCGATATTTGGTTACCAGAAGGTATTGTTGTTGAGGCCAGAATATACATAAGCAGCTATTAAGAGTGACGGAGATTCAAGGCGAGCAGACAGTATTTCCGTATATTAGCATCGCATTTGTTTCTCGATTGCACAAAATCGGCGACAAATTGCTTGCTGTCAGCcagggcgtatacgtaatatacCGCCCCAAGTGCATAACcgtaaataacaaacaaaaagactacatacacatatgtatacatatacaaaATGGAAGAGATAACAAATTGCAAAAAGgaacaaaaatatgaaaacaaaaaaccttcAAATCAGTGCAAAGAACAAAATTCTTgtgtttattttcgttttgaGAGTTGCAAGAAGTTTCTACACTCCACTCTGCGACTCCCGATATGAAATCAgcttatcaaaaatatatagatgaGTAAGCAGCACTCACTCGCTTTCTCGCCTTTCTGGCTCTTATCACCTGTTCTTGTTTGTGTGCCATTAATTATGGCTGCTTCCTTCGGTAGCTGCTGAAGCTGATTAGAGCGCCAACTTCTCCGACTGTGGCAACAGTCCAACTAATGGAAAGTTACGAAAGCTTCCCCAATtcggaataaaataaatactgcGTTTACGGTTTTTCCCCCTATTTACATCAATGAAATTACAACTGCTTATGCAAGGCCTTGACATTTGATTTACAATTAGTCTCGGAGAAAGCTCACAatttttaacagaaaaaaGATCAAATGCCAACCTAAATATCAATTTGtacaaaatattaacttaAGATCAGCTCGTTACTgtagtattaaaaatataagtttcggaaaaactgttaaaaattaatattaaatacgaTTAAGTCATAATTAGAAATTCCAAAGTAACATACTTTGTCTTGAAACAATCTTATTCcctaaaacacaaaaatacgTAAATTTCTTCAGAtcaaaaagcaaacaatttaGGAAccagataaatatttttctgaaaCTGTGAAAGAAAACAGTCAACTTGAGCCCTTATCTTGAGTTGATTTCATGGCATTTTTACTTCATTTAAAGCgtgaataaaaaaaggaaatacatattatataatgGTATACTATATTTGCCCTTTATAAGTATAAAAGGTTCAATCAATTGCATAATATTGCACAATATTAGATTACGGAGGAGACGGAATGGCCTCAATGATCTTTCATTCCATTATAAAGATTTTTTCATTtctatttattgattttgaaaacatatattttaatagaaaaaataataatgttattaaaataaaagccgAAAAGGAGCATATAATTAAGATGAATGATTGATATTTGACTTTACAAACCAATTATCATTACAAAGCTGTAATCTCGTTGTAAGGTcttgtataaatttaaatttagaacgAAAATCAGAAATCAGAATCTGTCGATTCTAGATAAAAATTAACCTAGGCTTAATTAGGTCAAAGAATGCATCAGACTCACCTGCATTATGGGATATGCGACACGTCCTTTGCCGAACCGCTCTATAATCGTCAGCTTGGTGGCACTGGCCATGACTCCGGCTATGTTGGACGACGACAAGACCGGACGCGATGGCGGCACAATGGGCACAAAGTCGCGATTTCTTTCGGCAAAGCTGCGGTCGAACGAATTCCGCCGATCGCTGTGGGAGCGTCTGTAGGCGACGTGGTTGCCCCCGGTGCTGGGCCCGCGACTTGATCCCGATCCCGACTGATACGCATTGACGGAGCCGTTGTACTGGGACACGCCCATATAGGACTTGGACTTGCGATACTGCTTGCCAGAGTAGACAGTTGGTTCCGGATAATTGAGATCGCTGTAATTGCTGGCGGTCTCAGATCCCGAACTGGACGAGACGGTGGACACCGATGAAGAAGAAAcagaggaggaggcggaggtggaggatgaGGTGGCGGTCACGGCGGTGGTCAAACTGGAGATCATCGATGGCTTGGAGCATTTGGCACAGGGCACGGCCAGAGCCGCGGTCAGCAGCTCGGCGGGATTAATCTTGGCCGCTGCGAGGTCCGGGGTGGCCGGTGTGTCCGTTGTGATGCCACTGTTGTTGCAGCTTGTGTTGCTGCCACTTTTGttgacatttttattgttgctgttgctcctgtAGTTGCTGCTGTCGCGTGGCAAAGATTGTAGAAAGATCTGTTGCCGCTGCGGCTTCgcttttttgctgctgcgctgttgctgctgctgttgtggttGTCCTTTGCCTGCATTCTTGGTCTTGGCATTCGAGCCTTTTTTGTTAGTCTTATTATTGGTTTTGTTGCTGACATTGCTGCTTATGTTGCTAGGATTGCTGACGTTGATTGTGTTGCTAATGTTTGTGGTGTTGCTCGTGTTGTTACTGCTGTTGTTGCCCGCCGCCGGCAACATTGCCGTCTCTCGCTGCTGCCgctccttgtccttgtccgcCTTCTTGCCACTCACCTTGTTTACCATTGTCTCTTTGTGCGCTGCTTCACCCTGGTTAACCGTTATCCGTCCTGCTGCTTTGCTTAGAGTTCCGTTAGTTTTCTCCGTTCTACGTTCCGTGCGCAATTGGCTTTCGGCTTCTGCTTgcggttttgttttgttgttgtctctcACTCAATCGCTCTGCTGCTCAGCGTTGCTTTCGTTTGCTTTGCTCTGCTTTTTTCTATCTCActcgcgcgcgcgcattcgcTCTCGTTTTCGTTGGAGGagcttttttttgtatttcgttTGTGCCAcgttttgttgttggcgccgcgattttatattttgtatatttcgcTTGCTGTTTGCgttcttcttatttttatattaaatgagCTTTTGTTGTACCTtttcaaatgtttttaatCACGAAATTCATTAATGTTGTTTCGGCtcgttgtatttttttttcttatacaCTTGCTAacacttttttaattgcgtctTTTTGGTGAACTTGCTATTCTCTTCGCTGTTGTTATCCTTTTTTTGATGACATTTACCGCAAGAGCAGAGCAGCATCGTTCAGGAAGAGAAAGACGAAGTAGACGAGAAGAACATGTAAAGAGAAATGGGAAAAGAACACCGAATTAGTTATTGGTTATGTATTCGCCTTTGCTCAATTGTTTTCGGCACTCGTGGAGGGTTTTGTTTATGTGTTCTAAActgttgatttatttttataaagccagcaaatcatttaaaacatttctttTGCCTTTTATGAACGCACATTCTATTCGATTGTATCACTCTTTCTCTGTATGTGTGAATGTGcactccctctctctctctaagtAACGATTGCTTAGTTTTTATCACCTTTTTGTTTGCACTTTTTTCTTTGATTAACTGCTGTGATTTCCTGAAGGAGCACAACATGAAATTCCCCATTTCCAAACGCGCaatttatattacttatttGTTGCGTCCAAccgagaaaacaaaaacaagaacgccgaaaaaaaaacaacatttatATCTATGCctgtgtgtgggtgtttgGATGTACGTATAGTATGTATGTGTTTGTGCTAGTATGTAAATGCTTGCCATTTGGCGGGCGCGTTCTCTCTTTCTATCACCAGCCCGATGATGTAAGTTTCGTATgggaatgttttattttatttttcaccgCTACTGTTTGTCTGTCGCCGTGTGTGTCTGTGCGAAGAGTAAGCTGATCACAAGATCAATATACTTGCTGAGGTCTCGTAAAAGTGTCTTTGCTAATTCGCCCATAAAAGCTATTTTATTGCCGCACACGACTTACTGCATTTGATGtacaaatgtacatatgtatgtcaATATGTATGTAAGAACACATATGtcaaacaaacacaaacgACAGGttccttaataaataaaacaatttcgatACTGTTAATGATCTGATATCTACTTTCCCGTAACTCAGTGACTCAATTGCTGAGGGGAATATGGGAGAAATTTTAAACAGATTCCCCCCGCCACTCGTTAAATGAGTTAATTACTTATCCAGAATTGTCGAACAGTAACCGATCTTGAACCGAAACATGATGGATGGTAATTATTAGCCTAACGAGCGAGCACATCACTTTTGAGCTAAAATTATTTGGGTATTCCCGCGTGCGTTAAATTGCTTTATTATTGCACTTTTTGGGacacaaaatacaaaacctCCTAAGTATGTATAACTGAATGATTTAGAGAATGTCTCCATCAActttatcaaatttttaaaatttaataatccTTATATGAtcgaaatttaaaaagaaatattgaaaaaatacataaattcaaCAAAGTTCATAATAGGTTACGGACTTTAACTATTCCTTTTCTGAGAATCGATCTATTTCATTAtggacaaaaaaataatacatattttttatgaagtATTATTGatgtcataaatatttaatgacatttatgtatttagttaaaaaaagtTCGATTTCTAAACAAtgcttttataatttaaaagccTATTTTACAAAAGaagttcaataaaaaaaaatgtaaggaaACAAAATAATGAGAAGGTTTTTGGGTTGAATAAAATCTGATATGAAGGTGTTttcacatacatatgtacatacatacatatgtatctttGTACACCGCCAAAAAATAGCGAAACCGGAAATGCCAGATGCCAAGACTAACCGCGAAAGTGGGCAGCGGGATCGGTCGAAAGGgggaggtgtgtgtgtgtgtctagaTCGTTATCCGCATTTCTGGTTTGCTTTTCATTTAGGAGGCAGAATACAAAACCATGCGACACGATGCGATCTCAGAAATACAGAACACCGAACACCCGGCACACAACTGTGGTGCAGTCACGTAGCCCCACTAATTGAGCGAGATCAATACCGGCGATTGTGCgcgtttatatatttacctgAACAATTCGGACAGCTCGTGCCCCCAAAAACTCCAAGCAGTAAGCGTCTCTTctgtttctctcagtgcagaGCACACGTACTTGCTACTGTTCTATTGGGATATACTAGAACCGAACCGAATCCTATCGTATCGAATGCAATCTCTCTGTGGTGGGGCTTTTCTGATCAGAGAGCAGGCAAAACAAAGAGTTATAAAGAGCACTGGGCAGTCGACATCGGTTATGGTATCGGTATCGGTATGCTATCGACGACGGGCAGCAGGGTGTGGGTGGAATTCACCGTTCCTTGGAACCGCTGGCGCCTCACACGAAAAGCGTACGGCTGGCCAGGATGGCGATCGGTATCCGGTACTCGGTTTCGATTCTGGTTTAGGATTGCTACGGTAACGTAGAAACCAAACCGTAAGtctattttcaaattttactGACAACTAACGCCTGAGTTGTTCTTTTTACCGTTTTTCCTGCggcttctttattttttttggttggtgGGGTTTTGAATACCGTTGCACTGCACggacacacatatacacacactgAGAAACGATCACTCACACAGATGCACACGCGATATTGGCGCTCACTTAACTCCCAActtttttttgatttgattttgacTTTGAATTCGAATTTCAATTTCACTTTTTCGCTTGCCTTGTTTgattttcgttatttttcgtttttcggaCCACGCGTTTCTGTTAGCGGAAGCTTGCCGAAAAGCTTCGAGAAATGTGGCGATCGTACTCGATGGGTTTCTGATTGGAGGCAAGGCGATTGCTTGATTTCTGATTTGATTATAGCTGCACTTGCTTGCGCACCTGGCTCTCAGTTGGGAGGAGTTACTGTCACTGTCACAGATGCTATGTTTTTACTGTCTAACGGTGGCTGCTCCACACTCGATCGGTCTTCGGTTGGCGCTCGGCTATTCCTATATTCCTATTCCCTGGGCTCTTGGCTACTTGAGTGTCGAACATGTGACGAGCAACTAACTGGCGGCGTTGGCACAGCGGAACGACAGCGCGAAGAGCCAAGCAGAAGACGAGCGCCAAGCGACGGCCGCCGTAATCGCCACAGTGAAGCTTCGCCCAGGTGACCCTTTGAACGATTGTCATACAAAATTTAATGCACACATGAAAGATGTTACTAactttttaattcttttatgtatgtacattgtACTTAAACCTACTTAAGATATCGCTTTGCGGTTCTCCTTCTAAAGGTTACACTGTAATTAGTGGGAGCAGAGCAGCGGCGCCGACGATTCTAGAGAGTACCAAACGAAAAGTTTGCGAAACGGAATTAGCAACAACAATTAAGTCGGAAATGAGCAAAGCACCGAAGCTCCACGCTCATTCTCAATCTCACTCTGCCGCTCATTATCTGCGTCTCTCTACTCTCCTCCTTTTCCGTTTCCCTTTCCCCAGCTCTTTCTGGTGGTCAAAAGCTTCGCTCGAGTGCTTCTTCGCTTTTGGGTAGTAGGTCAAGAAATGGCTTGAAGCCATTGTTTAGCTTAAGGTTTTCACTTTTAAGCCTAGTTTTTTGGCTGATTTATCTGCGCTTCAAAGAGATGATGAGAGAGGGATAGGAAAAAGCTGCACACCAAGCTTTTTTGCGATCCCAATGGTGTAAATGTTGTTGTAATAAAATACCGGCCGGCAACTGAGAAAGCGCCGACCTtgcgcgctctctctctctctgccacTCACCAAGGGAAAGGTGGGGAGTGGGTGGGAGCGGGCGAAAGTGAGAGGGTTGGGGTGGCAACCAAATGGCATGCTAATTAATCGAAAGCTTTCACGCCTTCTCTGTCTAGAAAGCTCCTCGGTAAAAACCAGCGATCGACGTGTTATGACCATTTATGAATATGAATTATATAGGCATTAGTCAGGGGAATAGATGATGCAAAGAGAtcgaataaatcaaatttgatATATTGATGATATATTATGATTTTTCATATGATACCGAATATATCGAGTTTTATATTCTGATCAAACAATTAACCTTATTTCATCAGTTTTAAATTCAACTGAATTTCAAACTTTTAGCCAATTTTAATATCCTAAGGTGCCAGTATTAACAGCGATatagaaatacattttaaacttttcCTCTTCAAGAGGATCTCCTCTGGTGATCCTTAAAGGACAAGTGCAACTGCCGGATGTTGATGGGAATGCAGCGAGATCACGATCACGTGACCAAGGCTGCAAAACTGCGGCTAGAAATAAACGTTCGAATGGCTAAAAATCACACCGTTGTGTGTGGGGCGGTACAACGACGGTATTTTTGGCTGTCGCCGCCCCAATAGCGAAGCGACAAAACAAACCCAAAAATATCCACATTCACATCCACCAGTTGATGGTCCCGTAGACATAGACATAGACCAAAATGCGATGCGTAGTAGCCGCCACGCGGCCAAAaagaaatttcaattattttgccAAGCAAAATCGGGCAAGTGTgtgttgcttttatttataagacCTGCGTGAATCCACAGTAAACAAAAGTTTATCAAATGGGTTTCCTTGGCCCCGGGTTTCACCAACTGCCTTAAATGTGTTATCTTTACTGCTCTCGCTTCATTTTgcaactaataataataataatgcattttATTGCAAATTAAAATCGGCTAAAATTCAACACATTTACATTTTGATGTATTCGTCATATGATTCATAAAGTACTATATGTTTCCATTCAAAAACATTTCCATTCACAAGAGAAAAACCTCCTCAACTCGTAGGAAAGCTTTCCTGCtgtgggaaatatttttaaatgccaaCGAAagtttggttttatttctATAACTATGACTATTTTAAAGATTAAGTAAACGATTTACTGTAAATTTGAATGTTATATTGAGAGAGCTAACTAACTTggtttgctttattttattttttaataaaccaAACTCTTTTGCTGTATTTAGAAATTCTGTAAGTACAGATCCTGTATATAATAGATCTAATATCTAATagatcaaaatttttacagctttttaaattaattaaaaataaaattaatataagtatatatggCATATGTAgctttattacaaaattattaaaatagttatacattttatcAAGATGTTCATTGTCTTTACTGGTAGTTTGAAAGCTCGCAAAACTCTCAACTAAAATATCTTTGCTGATTTTTAGAGCATACTCTTGCgggcaaatatttaatcttcaCATTTGTTTGAAAATTACaacaaactttttaaattaattgcctGATTTCCGCCTTAAATAAAACGCTTTGCATATATAGCTCCTGCGGCCAGGATCACGCCGATTAAAGTGGCGCCAGAAACACGCTTTAGCAGCTGATCCTGCCACTTCCTGTTGGCAATGCACTGGCTATAAGGCATACTGGAGaaggacacactgttgtatagCGGTATCCAGCCGGGGAATATGCGGAAGAGCAACGTATCCAACCACTTTCGGAGCCGGAAGGACCAGCGTTTGGTCAAGTCACGCATCTGCAGCAAGAAAGGAGAAAAAtgaatctttattttatttcatgttgttgtttttttagtaATACCCACCTCTACATAGTTGTACATCGCCAGATCACAAATAGCAAAGGCATCCTGCCAGCGAGACTCGGTGAACTGAGCCAGAGCCTTGTCCAGAGGCAGCTGCTTGTCCAAAATTCCGGTGAGCAGTGTAACATCCTCCATTCCAGCATTCATACCCTGGCCATAGTATGGAACCATGGCATGAGCGGCATCTCCTAGGATCAGAGCCTTGTCCGCATAGTGATAGGGCCGGCACTTGATGGACACCAAATGCTGTGGTCGTGTCTTAAAGAAGTCCTTAATGAGCTGCTCCTCTCCAATGAGTGGCAGGGCATCCCGGAAGTTCGTCCTAAAGAATTCCAAAAGTTGCTCCTTGCTCTGAATTTTAGCAAACACCTCAAAGGGCATGGAAAGGGTGACCGTGAAGGACTTGTCCTGATTGGGCAGTGCAATCATCATAAAGGAATCACGTGGCCAAATGTGTAGATAATTGGCTGGCATCTGGAAGTCACCCAATTTGGAGGGAATACACAGCTCCAGATAACCGGTTTCGATGTACTCCTGGGAGTAATTAAAACCCGGCAAGCGGACCAATTGCTGCCGCACACTACTGAAGGCGCCATCACAGCCCACAA includes:
- the cn gene encoding kynurenine 3-monooxygenase — translated: MSQGAILTDVNGRQEAGDERRRRRVAVVGAGLVGSLAALNFARMGNHVDLYEYREDIRHALVVQGRSINLALSQRGRRALAAVGLEEKVLATAIPMRGRMLHNIKGMTSVVLYDPCNNQCLYSVGRRQLNEVLLDACDKFPNIQCHFEHKLTAANLREGSMEFRNPKEEVISAGADLIVGCDGAFSSVRQQLVRLPGFNYSQEYIETGYLELCIPSKLGDFQMPANYLHIWPRDSFMMIALPNQDKSFTVTLSMPFEVFAKIQSKEQLLEFFRTNFRDALPLIGEEQLIKDFFKTRPQHLVSIKCRPYHYADKALILGDAAHAMVPYYGQGMNAGMEDVTLLTGILDKQLPLDKALAQFTESRWQDAFAICDLAMYNYVEMRDLTKRWSFRLRKWLDTLLFRIFPGWIPLYNSVSFSSMPYSQCIANRKWQDQLLKRVSGATLIGVILAAGAIYAKRFI